A region of Nakaseomyces glabratus chromosome E, complete sequence DNA encodes the following proteins:
- the PTC6 gene encoding type 2C protein phosphatase PTC6 (CAGL0E00649g~Ortholog(s) have [pyruvate dehydrogenase (lipoamide)] phosphatase activity, magnesium-dependent protein serine/threonine phosphatase activity) gives MSCAQSYIHLIPSNVKEAAAKSLRAAGRAGGAGRVGSAGSGSGTGVQKSVSLKIHLEKFPSSIGHATSRVNRLHNEDSYSINMLRMPSRTEQLLAYKNKDLLSKNSRSVLNVSIFDGHGGEGRVSKLLAREFYKDIVAGYPSEQDFFHLLDRYRKLIGGKYWNDLYQSREQFYDKFIKNCNTKQELVLFGADQKGSRMIFDKWGNIIDKTSLLTDLERLRLYYSFLKFDLEKCCGFDDMESLPENFSAEEHLKRYSGGSTASSIFLSSYNNNLKTDDSFFIYPNGLFKLVVTQVGDTKIIICDKNGIAHPLTRLHHPTSSRESKRLNMDVKKEEEEADSFGEKRFLNKFANTRSFGDLVGKKEGLSSEPDIYSYLVGNTEQLPHSERSKLQFGGDECFICMVTDGVSDILSDQEIVDLITSTVNMRGLKTANPQYLAEEVVKFIEAVGDRHADNATCIILRLPNWGSWPTIDRTGAEREEKLMGSSKGERA, from the coding sequence ATGTCGTGTGCTCAGTCGTATATCCACCTGATACCTTCCAATGTGAAGGAGGCCGCTGCGAAGTCGCTTCGGGCTGCGGGGCGTGCTGGCGGTGCTGGTCGTGTTGGCAGTGCTGGTAGTGGCAGTGGCACTGGTGTGCAGAAGTCagtttctttgaagataCATTTGGAGAAGTTCCCCAGTTCGATCGGGCATGCCACTTCGCGGGTGAACCGGCTGCACAATGAGGACTCGTACTCGATCAACATGCTGCGGATGCCCTCCCGCACGGAGCAGTTGCTGGCGTATAAGAATAAGGACTTGCTGAGCAAGAACAGCAGGTCTGTGCTGAATGTGTCGATATTTGACGGTCATGGCGGTGAAGGCAGGGTGTCGAAACTTCTTGCGCGGGAGTTTTACAAGGATATTGTTGCGGGCTACCCCAGTGAGCAAGATTTCTTTCATCTGCTGGACAGATACAGGAAATTGATCGGTGGGAAGTACTGGAACGACCTATACCAGAGCAGAGAGCAGTTCTACGACAAGTTCATAAAGAATTGTAACACCAAGCAGGAGCTTGTGTTATTCGGCGCAGACCAGAAGGGTTCGCGGATGATTTTTGACAAATGGGGGAACATCATAGATAAAACGAGCCTGTTAACAGATCTCGAAAGATTACGTCTGTATTACTCTTTCCTTAAGTTCGATCTAGAGAAATGCTGTGGGTTCGATGATATGGAATCCTTACCTGAGAATTTTTCCGCAGAGGAGCATTTAAAAAGGTACTCAGGTGGATCTACTGCATCCTCTATCTTCCTGTCGTCTTATAATAACAACTTGAAGACAGACGACTCATTTTTCATCTATCCTAATGGCCTCTTTAAGCTCGTAGTCACCCAAGTAGGCGACACCAAGATTATTATATGTGACAAGAACGGAATCGCACACCCATTGACAAGGTTGCATCATCCAACATCCTCTAGAGAATCCAAGAGACTAAATATGGATgttaagaaagaagaagaagaggcaGATTCTTTTGGTGAAAAGAGGTTTTTAAACAAGTTTGCGAATACTAGATCGTTCGGTGATCTGGTCGGTAAGAAAGAGGGTCTCTCTAGTGAACCAGATATTTATTCCTATTTGGTCGGAAACACAGAACAGTTGCCGCACTCTGAAAGATCGAAACTGCAATTTGGTGGAGATGAATGCTTCATTTGCATGGTTACCGATGGAGTCTCCGATATTCTCTCGGATCAAGAGATTGTAGATTTAATCACTTCGACCGTCAATATGAGAGGCCTAAAGACGGCCAATCCACAATACTTGGCAGAGGAAGTGGTGAAATTTATAGAGGCAGTCGGCGACAGACACGCTGATAATGCGACATGCATTATCTTAAGGCTTCCGAACTGGGGAAGCTGGCCCACAATCGATCGGACTGGTGCGGAGAGAGAAGAAAAGCTAATGGGATCTTCAAAGGGAGAAAGAGCGTAG